One window of the Chryseobacterium sp. CY350 genome contains the following:
- a CDS encoding protein-L-isoaspartate(D-aspartate) O-methyltransferase — translation MQDSFAHKGKRKILVEYLRQRIGISDENVLAAMNEVPRHLFIESIFEDFAYEDRAFPILSHQTISHPSTVAEQSELLQLKAGEKVLEIGTGCGYQTAVLLAMKGLVYTVERQKDLFDFSKKKFRELNLHPKFQSFGDGFAGLPTFAPFDKIIVTCGATILPTELLKQLKVGGKMVIPLGQTDEQVLYRFTKTSPTEFEKEEFGAYKFVPMLNNTNQ, via the coding sequence ATGCAGGATTCTTTCGCACACAAAGGAAAAAGAAAAATTTTGGTTGAATATCTCCGTCAGAGAATCGGGATCTCCGACGAAAATGTACTTGCGGCGATGAATGAAGTTCCGCGACATCTCTTTATAGAAAGTATTTTTGAGGATTTTGCCTACGAAGACCGTGCTTTCCCGATTTTGTCTCATCAAACAATTTCTCATCCTTCAACGGTTGCCGAACAGTCAGAATTATTACAATTAAAAGCTGGAGAAAAAGTTCTTGAAATAGGAACAGGCTGCGGTTACCAAACTGCAGTTTTATTGGCGATGAAAGGTTTGGTTTATACAGTTGAAAGACAGAAAGATTTGTTCGATTTTTCTAAGAAAAAATTTAGAGAACTAAATCTTCATCCTAAATTTCAAAGTTTTGGAGACGGTTTCGCCGGACTTCCTACTTTTGCGCCTTTTGATAAAATTATCGTGACTTGCGGAGCCACAATTTTACCTACCGAATTATTAAAACAATTAAAAGTTGGTGGCAAAATGGTGATTCCATTAGGTCAGACAGACGAGCAGGTTTTGTATAGATTTACCAAAACTTCGCCGACAGAATTTGAAAAAGAAGAATTCGGAGCTTATAAATTTGTTCCAATGTTGAATAATACGAATCAGTAA
- a CDS encoding Gfo/Idh/MocA family protein, with protein MLKAGLVGAGHLGKIHLRLLNQSDKYDFVGFHDKDAENGKKLEAEFGYKYFENLDELLDQIDMLDIVTPTLYHYDYALKAINKGLHFFIEKPVTQTLEQAEEILYKCREHGIKAQVGHVERYNPAFIGAKDYIQNPMFIEIHRLAEFNPRGTDVSVVLDLMIHDLDILLSVVKSKVKNIHASGVCVVSKTPDIANARVEFENGCVANLTTSRISMKAMRKSRFFQKDAYVSVDFLEKKAEVIRMKDAPENPTPFDMIIENAEGEKNQILFEYPNIQPNNAILDELESFANAILEDKNVEVSLEDGTEALKVALEIMKLIS; from the coding sequence ATGTTGAAAGCAGGTTTGGTAGGCGCCGGACATTTGGGAAAAATACATTTGAGACTTCTAAATCAATCAGATAAATATGATTTTGTTGGTTTTCATGACAAAGATGCAGAAAACGGTAAAAAATTAGAAGCTGAATTTGGTTATAAATATTTTGAAAATCTTGATGAATTATTAGATCAGATTGATATGTTGGATATTGTAACTCCAACTCTTTATCATTATGATTACGCATTGAAAGCAATTAATAAAGGTCTTCATTTTTTCATTGAAAAACCGGTTACCCAAACTTTAGAACAGGCTGAAGAAATTCTCTATAAATGTCGCGAGCACGGCATCAAAGCGCAGGTTGGGCATGTTGAAAGGTACAATCCGGCCTTTATCGGAGCGAAAGATTATATTCAGAATCCGATGTTTATCGAAATTCACCGTTTGGCGGAATTTAATCCGCGCGGGACGGACGTTTCTGTTGTTTTGGATTTAATGATTCACGATCTTGATATTTTATTGAGTGTCGTAAAATCTAAAGTAAAAAACATTCACGCAAGCGGAGTTTGTGTGGTAAGTAAAACTCCTGATATCGCAAACGCTAGAGTCGAATTTGAAAACGGATGCGTTGCCAATTTGACGACCTCAAGAATCTCAATGAAAGCAATGAGAAAAAGCAGATTTTTCCAGAAAGATGCGTACGTTTCTGTTGACTTTTTAGAGAAAAAAGCAGAAGTGATCCGAATGAAGGACGCTCCTGAAAACCCTACTCCATTTGATATGATTATTGAAAATGCGGAAGGCGAAAAAAATCAGATTTTATTTGAATATCCAAACATTCAGCCTAATAATGCTATTCTGGATGAACTGGAAAGTTTTGCAAATGCAATTTTAGAAGACAAAAATGTGGAAGTTTCTCTGGAAGACGGAACGGAAGCGTTGAAAGTTGCTTTGGAAATTATGAAGTTGATTTCTTAA